In the Variovorax sp. S12S4 genome, one interval contains:
- a CDS encoding sensor histidine kinase: MAKRPSTRGSFQQLLLFAFLLITALLVGVVLRSVFQYDALMSQSRDAAARALRLSGAAQSLAERSAAMERAGRQSLVLNDAVLRRRFDDAAREAHQVLERLENNGLAPAGIQMWRAQLGVIEGLMSGSADSALSRESTMAMQFRELDSLNTNLAQQAQFLIETQNDALAKRIENARRRLMREVIAASVLAVSLALAFGIWLARPFKRLEHAIVGLGQNRLDEPIDIRGPADIRRVSQQLEWLRLRLTELDADKARFLRHVSHELKTPLAALREGVSLLEDGVTGPLNPAQLEVAQILNQNTVSLQGQIEALLRFNAAAFEARELRRERTELLPLIEEQIEAQRLQWQAHGLRVRAEGEPLTVTVDRTKLGTAIANLLSNAIRYSARGGVINIVVSSTPDSACIDVNDAGPGIAESDRDRIFEPFYRGERQPEHAVKGTGIGLSIVQEYIAAHGGRITLQPSGPGARFRIELPRTA; this comes from the coding sequence ATGGCGAAGCGGCCATCGACGCGGGGCTCGTTCCAGCAGCTCCTTCTTTTCGCATTCCTGCTCATCACCGCCTTGCTGGTGGGCGTGGTGCTGCGCTCTGTGTTCCAGTACGACGCGCTCATGAGCCAGAGCCGCGATGCGGCCGCCCGTGCGCTGCGGCTCTCGGGCGCGGCCCAGTCGCTGGCCGAGCGCAGCGCAGCCATGGAGCGCGCCGGTCGCCAGTCGCTGGTGCTGAACGACGCCGTGCTGCGCCGCCGCTTCGACGATGCCGCGCGTGAAGCGCACCAGGTGCTCGAACGGCTCGAGAACAACGGCCTTGCGCCGGCGGGCATCCAGATGTGGCGCGCCCAGCTCGGCGTGATCGAAGGCCTGATGAGCGGAAGCGCCGACAGCGCGCTCTCGCGCGAAAGCACCATGGCCATGCAGTTCCGCGAACTCGATTCGCTGAACACCAACCTGGCGCAGCAGGCGCAGTTCCTCATCGAAACGCAGAACGACGCGCTGGCCAAGCGCATCGAGAACGCGCGCCGCCGCCTCATGCGCGAGGTGATCGCCGCCAGCGTGCTCGCCGTGTCTCTGGCCTTGGCTTTTGGCATCTGGCTGGCGCGCCCGTTCAAGCGGCTGGAGCACGCCATCGTCGGCCTCGGGCAAAACCGGCTCGACGAGCCGATCGACATTCGCGGTCCGGCCGACATTCGGCGCGTGTCGCAGCAGCTGGAGTGGCTGCGATTGCGCCTGACTGAACTGGACGCCGACAAGGCGCGCTTCCTGCGCCATGTATCGCATGAGCTGAAAACGCCGCTGGCCGCGCTGAGGGAAGGCGTTTCGCTGCTCGAAGACGGGGTGACGGGCCCGCTGAATCCGGCCCAGCTGGAAGTGGCGCAAATCCTGAACCAGAACACCGTGTCGCTGCAGGGCCAGATCGAGGCGCTGCTGCGCTTCAATGCCGCGGCCTTCGAGGCGCGCGAGCTGCGCCGCGAACGCACCGAGTTGCTGCCGCTGATCGAGGAACAGATCGAGGCGCAGCGCCTGCAGTGGCAAGCGCACGGCTTGCGCGTACGCGCAGAGGGCGAACCGCTCACCGTCACGGTGGACCGCACCAAGCTCGGCACCGCCATTGCAAACCTGCTGTCCAACGCCATCCGCTATTCGGCGCGCGGCGGAGTCATCAATATCGTGGTGTCGAGCACGCCGGATTCGGCCTGCATCGATGTCAATGACGCCGGCCCGGGTATTGCCGAAAGCGACCGCGACCGCATTTTCGAGCCGTTCTACCGGGGCGAACGCCAACCCGAGCATGCGGTCAAGGGCACCGGCATCGGCCTTTCCATCGTGCAGGAGTACATTGCTGCCCATGGGGGCCGCATCACCCTGCAGCCGAGCGGGCCTGGCGCGCGTTTTCGCATCGAACTGCCGCGCACGGCCTGA
- the miaB gene encoding tRNA (N6-isopentenyl adenosine(37)-C2)-methylthiotransferase MiaB: MSKKVFIKTFGCQMNEYDSDKMADVLNAAQGYEPTQNVDEADLILFNTCSVREKAQEKVFSDLGRVKHLKAKGVKIGVGGCVASQEGDAIIARAPYVDIVFGPQTLHRLPEMLNDRERLDRPQVDISFPEIEKFDHLPPARVEGATAFVSIMEGCSKYCSYCVVPYTRGEEVNRPLDDVLVEIAGLADQGVREVTLLGQNVNAYRGRMGDTAEIADFALLIEYVAEIPGIERIRYTTSHPNEFTPRLIEAYAKVPQLVSHLHLPVQHGSDRILMAMKRGYTAMEYKSTVRKLRAIRPELALSSDFIVGFPGETDEDFAKMMKLIDDCQFDNSFSFIFSPRPGTPAAALHDDTPHAVKLARLQTLQRVIDGNVRRFGDALVGTTQRVLVEGASRKDANELMGRTECNRVVNFEGDARLVGQMADLRITRSLAYTLRGEVATRETSTAPAPAALAA, encoded by the coding sequence ATGAGCAAAAAAGTCTTTATCAAAACCTTCGGCTGCCAGATGAACGAGTACGACTCGGACAAGATGGCCGATGTGCTGAACGCCGCGCAGGGCTACGAGCCCACCCAGAACGTGGACGAGGCCGACCTGATCCTGTTCAACACCTGCTCGGTGCGCGAAAAGGCCCAGGAGAAGGTGTTCTCCGACCTGGGCCGCGTGAAGCACCTGAAGGCCAAGGGCGTGAAGATCGGCGTGGGCGGCTGCGTGGCCAGCCAGGAGGGCGATGCCATCATCGCGCGCGCGCCTTACGTCGACATCGTGTTCGGCCCGCAAACGCTGCACCGCCTGCCCGAAATGCTGAACGACCGCGAGCGGCTGGACCGCCCGCAGGTGGACATCAGCTTTCCCGAGATCGAGAAGTTCGACCACCTGCCGCCCGCACGGGTGGAGGGCGCTACGGCGTTCGTGTCGATCATGGAAGGCTGCTCCAAATACTGCAGCTACTGCGTGGTGCCCTACACCCGCGGCGAAGAAGTGAACCGCCCGCTGGACGACGTGCTGGTGGAGATTGCCGGCCTGGCCGACCAGGGCGTGCGCGAGGTCACGCTGCTGGGGCAGAACGTGAACGCCTACCGCGGCCGCATGGGCGATACGGCGGAAATTGCCGACTTCGCGCTGCTCATCGAGTACGTGGCCGAAATCCCCGGCATCGAGCGCATCCGCTACACGACCAGCCACCCGAACGAATTCACCCCACGGCTGATCGAGGCCTACGCCAAGGTGCCGCAGCTCGTGAGCCACCTGCACCTGCCCGTGCAGCACGGCAGCGACCGCATCCTGATGGCCATGAAGCGCGGCTACACCGCCATGGAATACAAGAGCACGGTGCGCAAGCTGCGCGCCATCCGGCCCGAGCTTGCGCTCTCCAGCGACTTCATCGTCGGCTTCCCGGGCGAGACCGACGAAGACTTTGCCAAGATGATGAAGCTGATCGACGACTGCCAGTTCGACAACAGCTTCAGCTTCATCTTCAGTCCGCGCCCCGGCACGCCGGCCGCGGCGCTGCACGACGACACGCCGCATGCGGTGAAGCTTGCGCGCCTGCAAACGCTGCAGCGCGTGATCGACGGCAACGTGCGCCGCTTCGGCGACGCGCTCGTAGGCACCACGCAGCGCGTGCTGGTCGAAGGCGCTTCGCGCAAGGACGCAAACGAGCTGATGGGCCGCACGGAGTGCAACCGCGTGGTCAACTTCGAAGGCGACGCACGGCTCGTCGGGCAGATGGCCGACCTGCGCATCACGCGCTCGCTCGCCTACACGCTGCGCGGCGAAGTGGCCACGCGCGAAACGTCGACGGCGCCGGCTCCGGCCGCGCTCGCCGCCTGA